A single window of Ammospiza caudacuta isolate bAmmCau1 chromosome Z, bAmmCau1.pri, whole genome shotgun sequence DNA harbors:
- the SEMA4D gene encoding semaphorin-4D — translation MALCAFYAVWGLLLEVAIAFGPVPRITWEHKEVQLIHFNDSKVSNYSTLLLSEDKNVLYVGAREVIFALNAVNIAEKQHELHWKVTEDKRTKCAVKGKSEQTECRNYVRVLQQLNDTFLYVCGTNAFQPTCDYLNLISFELGGKNEDGKGRCPFDPAQSYTSVMVDEELYSGTSYNFLGSEPIISRHSHQSPLRTEYAIPWLNEPNFVFADVIRADPNSTDGEDDKIYFFFTEVSVEYEFVGKLMIPRIARVCKRDQGGLRTLQKKWTSFLKARLICTIPDKNLIFNVINDVFILKSPTLKEPVIYGVFTPQLNNVGLSAVCAYNLSTVEEVFSKGKYMQSATVEQSHTKWVRYNGEIPNPRPGACINNEARASNYMSSLNLPDKTLQFVKDHPLMDDSVTPMGDRPRLVKRDVKYTQIVVDRVRALNGTIYDVMFIGTDRGALHKAISYENGMHIIEETQLFPNFEPVQTLLLSSKTGRRYLFAGSNSGVVQSPLAFCDKYTTCVDCVLARDPYCAWKPLEASCIDIFKEGEMERNWIQNIGGDASSCSDKVRENPLQHTFKHGSTAELKCSQKSNLAQVVWKFKDDVLRVESPKYRLLEKALLIFNLSEGDSGVYQCLSEEKVKNKKFSQVLAKHVLELKKMQHTTVGPTATAAPTEGNSDVPKVSAVSTEGSTAHISTTHMVPVTTVRILTKPIGPVLTSVASNTELFNSIPDAVPEKTMFLKSNDNFLLMFLFLFFFILFLCLLSYNCYKGYLPGQCLKFRSVMLLGKKKTKSDFSDCEQSVKETLVEQGSVSHQSGEQPKPAHDTGYETEPDCGNSQLQAGDSQASREGAKDKPFDVKCELKYADSDVEGD, via the exons TTGCACTGGAAGGTCACAGAAGATAAAAGGACTAAATGTGCAGTTAAGGGCAAATCAGAACAG ACAGAATGTCGTAATTACGTGCGTGTCTTGCAACAGCTGAATGATACTTTCCTCTACGTATGTGGAACTAATGCATTTCAGCCAACGTGTGATTACCTG aatttaatttcatttgaaCTTGGAGGTAAAAATGAAGATGGTAAGGGCAGATGTCCATTTGATCCTGCTCAAAGCTACACATCTGTTATGGTTG ATGAGGAGCTTTATTCTGGGACTTCATACAATTTCTTGGGAAGTGAACCTATTATTTCACGTCACTCTCATCAGAGCCCGCTGAGAACAGAGTATGCAATACCTTGGCTTAATG AGCCCAACTTTGTTTTTGCTGACGTGATAAGAGCAGATCCAAACAGCACAGATGGAGAAGATGACAAGATATACTTCTTTTTCACTGAGGTGTCTGTGGAGTATGAATTTGTTGGAAAATTGATGATTCCAAGAATAGCTAGAGTATGCAAG AGGGACCAAGGAGGATTAAGGACCTTGCAAAAGAAATGGACTTCGTTTCTCAAGGCCAGACTGATTTGTACCATCCCTGataagaatttaattttcaatgtTATCAATGATGTTTTTATTCTCAAATCTCCAACTTTGAAGGAACCAGTGATATATGGAGTCTTCACCCCACAACT GAATAATGTGGGGTTGTCAGCAGTGTGTGCATACAATCTGTCTACTGTAGAAGAGGTTTtctcaaaaggaaaatacatgCAGAGTGCTACAGTGGAACAGTCCCATACAAAGTGGGTGCGATACAATGGGGAAATTCCGAATCCTCGACCTGGTGCG TGTATAAACAATGAAGCCAGAGCATCAAACTACATGAGTTCTCTGAATTTACCAGACAAAACATTGCAGTTTGTTAAAGATCATCCTCTAATGGATGACTCAGTGACCCCAATGGGAGACAGACCTCGCCTAGTAAAGCGAGATGTGAAGTATACACAGATTGTAGTTGACAGAGTCAGAGCACTCAATGGCACCATCTACGATGTTATGTTCATCGGTACAG ATCGAGGAGCCCTGCACAAAGCTATCAGCTATGAAAATGGAATGCATATTATTGAAgaaacacagctttttccaAATTTTGAACCAGTCCAAACTCTCTTGCTTTCATCCAAAACA GGCAGAAGATACCTCTTTGCTGGTTCAAATTCTGGTGTGGTGCAGTCTCCATTGGCATTTTGTGACAAGTACACCACTTGTGTTGACTGTGTTTTAGCAAGGGATCCTTACTGTGCTTGGAAACCACTTGAAGCTTCCTGcattgatatttttaaagaaggtGAAATGGAAAG GAACTGGATTCAAAACATAGGTGGAGATGCATCTTCTTGTTCTG ATAAAGTAAGAGAGAATCCCCTACAGCATACATTCAAGCATGGGAGCACAGCAGAACTCAAGTGTTCTCAAAAGTCCAATCTGGCACAGGTAGTTTGGAAGTTCAAAGATGATGTGCTGAGAGTGGAGAGTCCCAAGTACCGTCTGCTGGAGAAGGCACTGCTCATCTTCAATTTATCAGAAGGAGACAGTGGTGTTTACCAATGTTTGTcagaagaaaaagtgaaaaataaaaaattttccCAAGTGCTGGCTAAGCATGTTTTggaactgaaaaaaatgcagcataCCACGGTGGGCCCCACTGCAACAGCTGCACCAACAGAAGGTAATAGTGATGTGCCAAAAGTGTCAGCTGTGTCAACTGAGGGGTCCACTGCTCACATCTCAACCACTCACATGGTACCAGTAACCACAGTAAGGATATTAACAAAGCCCATTGGCCCTGTCCTAACAAGTGTAGCCTCCAACACCGAGCTCTTCAATTCAATTCCTGATGCAGTCCCGGAAAAGACAATGTTCCTCAAGTCAAACGATAACTTCCTGTTGAtgtttctcttcctcttctttttcattctctttttgtGCCTGCTCTCCTACAACTGTTACAAAGGCTACTTGCCAGGGCAGTGCTTGAAATTTCGCTCTGTGATGCTGCTTGgtaagaagaaaacaaagtcaGATTTTTCTGATTGCGAGCAAAGTGTGAAAGAGACGCTGGTGGAGCAGGGCAGCGTCAGCCACCAGAGCGGGGAGCAGCCAAAGCCTGCGCACGACACCGGCTACGAGACGGAGCCCGACTGCGGGAAcagccagctgcaggctggggactCGCAGGCCTCCCGGGAGGGGGCCAAGGACAAGCCCTTCGACGTCAAGTGCGAGCTCAAGTACGCCGACTCGGACGTGGAGGGGGACTGA